Sequence from the Egibacter rhizosphaerae genome:
CGCGCTGGGCGGCCGGGGGGCGGTGGCCGAGGCCGACGTGCGGTTGATCGGTGGCGAGCGGCTCGATGCCGGCGACAATGCCGACGCGACCTCCGAGCTCCGGGTGACGGTCAAGGATCCCGATCCCGAGCGGGTGGGGCGCGCGTTCAGCGACCGCGTGGTCGAGCTGACCCTCGCGAACTACCCCGGGTTCTTCACCAGCACGCCCCCGGGGCGCGCACAGCCCTACGGTGTGTACTGGCCCGCCCTGATCCCCCGTGACGCCGTCGCCGCGCGGACGGTCGCCCCCGACGGGACGACCCGGGAGCCGGTCGATTCGCCGGCGACCGAGGCCCTGCCGGCGCTCGTGACCGCCGCACCCGCACCGGTCGGCGGCCCCGGGAGCCCCGGCCGCCGTGCGTCATCCGGGGCACCCGAAACCGATGAGCCCACCCGCGAAGTGCCGTTGGGCACGCTGATCGGCGCGCGTTCGGGCGACAAGGGAGGCAACGCGAACGTGGGACTCTGGGCCCGGGACGACCCGGAGTGGGCGTGGCTGGACGCCTTCCTCGGGATCGAACGCTTCCGCGAGCTCCTACCGGAGGCCGCGGACCTGCCGGTGCGGCGCCATCGGCTCCCCAACCTGCGGGCCCTGAACTTCGTGGTCGTCGGACTGCTGGGGGAGGGGGTGGCGGCCACGTCGCGGCCCGACCCGCAAGCCAAGGGACTCGGTGAGCACGTGCGCAGCCGGATCGTGCCGGTGCCCGCGCGATTCGTCGACTCGCGGGCGGACCGATGAGCGCCGCCCCGCCGGCGTCCCGGCGCGAGCAGTTACTGCAGCGCGCCGCCGAGCTCTTCCGCGAACGCGGATACCACGCCGTCGGCGTGGACGAGATCGCCGCGGCCGCGGGCATCACCGGGCCCGGCCTGTACCGGCACTTCGCGACGAAGCAGTCGCTGCTCGCGGCGTTGTTCGAGCGCGCCGGAGGGCAGCTCATCCAGCGGGCGCGCCGCGACGTCGCCGCCGCGCCCGACGAGGCCACCGCGTTGGTGGCACTCGTGCGAGCACACCTCGACATGGCCACACGGGACCGTGCGCTCTTGGCGGTGTACCTGCACGAGGTCCGCAGCCTCGCGCCCGACGATCGTGCGCGCCTGGCCACGCAACGGCACGACTACTACCGCGTCTGGGGCGAGGTGATCGGGGCCCTGCGACCCGAGTTGCCCGACGAGGACGTCGCCGTCGTCGTGCGCGCCTTGCTGGGCCTGCTCAACACCGCGGGAGAGGTCGCCGACGACGCCGACCAGGCCGAGCGGATCCTCGGGCCGATGGCACGGGCGGCCGCGCTCGGCGCCTGAGCCATCGCCCCGCCCGGGGAGCCCCGGGGGGAGCCACCGCGCCCGGGAGGGGCGCCGCGCCGTCCACGACGCTCCCGGGCGGGCGCGGCCCGCCCGCCACCTCCGCCGCCTACGGGGTCAGTACCACCTTCAGGGCCCCGGACTCCTCGGCGGCGGCGAAGACGTCGTAGGCCTCCTCGAACTCGGCCATCCGGAACCGGTGCGTGATGAACCGGCTCACGTCCAGACGCCCCATCTCCAGCAGCTTGAGCAGCTCCGGCGTCACGAAGGTGTTCACCAGGCCGGTGCGGATCGTGACGTTCTTGATCCACAGGGTCTCGAGATGCAGCGTCGCCGGCGTCCCGTGGACGCCGAGGTTCGCCACGCGGCCGCCGGGCCGGATGATCTCGGCGCACTGCTCGAAGGTGGCGGGGATGCCGACGGCCTCCATCGCGACGTCCGCGCCGAGCCCTTCGGTCAGCTCCCGGACCCGCGCGGCGACGTCGTCGCGCTCCGGGTTGAGCACGACGTCCGCGCCGAAGCGCTTGGCGGCCTCGAGCCGGGAATCGGCGAGGTCGACGGCGATGATCCGGGCGGGGGAGTAGAGGGTCGCACCGAGGATCGCGGCGAGGCCGATCGGGCCGGCGCCGACGACCACGACCGTGTCACCCGGGCTGACCTCGCCGTAGCGCACGCCGATCTCGTACCCGGTGGGCAGGATGTCGGCGAGCATCAGGGTCTCCTCGTCGGACACGCCCTCGGGAACCGGATGGGTCGACGTGTCCGCGAACGGGACGCGCACGTACTCGGCCTGGGTGCCGTCGATCAGGTGGCCGAGGAGCCAGCCGCCCCCTCCCTGGCACTGGGAGTACATGCCCTCGCGGCAGTACCGGCACCGCCCGCACGAGGTGATGCAGGACACCAGTACGCGGTCCCCCGGCTGCACGGTGCTCACGCTGCTGCCGACCTCGGTGACGGTGCCGACCGCCTCGTGGCCGAGGATGCGACCCTCGGTGACCGCTGGGACGTCACCCTTGAGGATGTGCAGGTCCGTCCCACAGATCGTCACGGCGTCCACCCGCACGATCGCATCCGTGGAGTCCTGAACCTTGGGGTCGGGCACCTCCTCCCACCTGCGGTCGCCGGCACCGTGGTACACGATCGCCTTCATGGCTGTCCTTTCGTGTCCGTCCGGACGCGCGTCAACGGCGCACCTCACACGCAGCATGCTCAACGCGGTGGGTCGCGACGAGCGCCGGCGGCCCTACGGATCCGGGCCGAGGGTCCCGTCCGGACGTCATGAACGCAACCTCTCGAGACGACTGATGCCCGCGTCGAGCACCGCATCGGTCTTGCAGAATGCGAACCGCACCAGCCCGCGGCCCCGCGCGGGCTCGGCGTAGAACACCGACTGGGGCACCGCGACGACGCCGGCCCGTTCGGGCAGGTCCAGGCACCACGCGACGTCGTCGGTGTCGCCGAGGTCGGCGGTGACGAAGTACGTGCCGTCGGGCGGTCGAACGTCGAACCCGGCGGTCGCCAGCCCTTCGACCAGCCGGTCACGGCGGCTGCGGTAGTCCGCGCGGTAGTTGGCGAAGTACTCGTCGTCGAGCGCGAGGCCGACGGCGACCGCGTACTGGAAGGGCGTGCCGTTCACGAACGTCATGAACTGCTTGGCGGTCCGCACGGCGTTCGCCAGGTCGGGCGGTGCGCAGAGCCACCCGATCTTCCAGCCGGTGACCGAGAACGTCTTGCCGGCCGAGGAGACGGTGACGGTGCGCTCGCGCATTCCGGGAAACGTCGCGAGGGGATGGTGGGCGACGTCGAAGGTCAGGTGCTCGTAGACCTCGTCGGTGACCGCGATGAGGTCGTGCTCGACGCACACCGCTGCGATCTCGGCGAGCTCCTCGCGCGTGAAGACCTTCCCGGTCGGGTTGTGCGGGCTGTTGAGCAGGACGAGTCGGGTCTTCGGGCTGACCGCCGCGCGCAGGGCGGCGGGATCGATCGCCAGGTCGCGACGGTCGAGCGGCACGGGGCTGGGCACCGCTCCGGCCATCGCGATGCCCGCCCGGTAGGAGTCGTAGAAGGGCTCGAAGACGACGACCTCGTCGCCGACCTCGCAGAGGGCCTGCAGCCCCGCGCAGATGGCCTCGGTGGCGCCGGCGGTGGCGATGATCTCGCTCTCGGGATCGTAGTCCAGGCCCCAGAAACGCTGCTGGTGTGCGGCGACCGCCTCGCGCAGCGGCGCTACGCCCGGGCCCGGGGCGTACTGGTTGTGGCCCTCACGGATCGCGGTGATCGCGGCTTCGAGGACCTCGCCCGGCCCGTCGAAGTCGGGGAATCCCTGCCCGAGGTTCACCGCCCGGTGTCGTTCGGCGAGCGCGCTCATCTGCGCGAACACCGTGGTGCCGAAGCCCTGCAAGCGTGAGGTCAGGTACGGAGTACGCATGGGGCGCAAGCCTAGGGATCAGTCGCTGCGGAGGACACGCCCGGCGACGTGGCCACCCACCGCGCCGACCGCGGACGCCGTCATGGCCTGGCTCCAGCCCAGCGGGCCGAGGGGGCGGCAGCCGAAGAAGCCGCTGAGGACCGGCGTCTGCACGATCGCTGCCAGCGCGGCGAGGCTGCCGGCGCTCGTGGCCACGACGAGCGGCTCGCGGGCGCCGCCCGCGAGCAGGGTCTGGCCCAGCTGCGTGCCGACCAGGGAGACGAGCCCCACGGTGCCCGCCCGCTGGGCGGTCCCGGTGACGCGCGCCGCGGCCCACGCCCCGGTCGCCGCCGTGCCGGTCGCGGTCGCACGCACCGCGATCGACCGGGTGAGCGCGGAGCCCAGCGAGGTGCTCGGCCCCTCGCGGCGGAGTGCCTCGGGCGAGCGGTCGCGTGGGGGTCGCACGGCGATCGCGACCGCGGGTGCGAGGTCGGTGAGCAGGTTGACCAGGAGGAACTGTCGCCCGCTGATCGGCGCACGTCGGCTGAACAGGCTGGAGGAGAGCGTGAAGCCGATCTCGCCGAGGTTGCCACCGAGCAACACGCCGAGGGCCTCACGGACGGAGCCCCACAGGGCACGGCCCTCGGTGACGGCATCGATCAGCGTCTCCACCCGGTCGTCGGTGACGACCAGGTCCGCGGCATCGCGCGCGGCGGGGGTGGCGCGCCGACCGAGGGCGACGCCCACGTCGGCGAGGCGGATGGCGGGCGCGTCGTTCGCCCCGTCCCCGGTCATCGCCACGGCGCGACCCCCGGCCTGCAGTCGCTGGACGATGCGCACCTTGGCGGCGGGCGTCACCCGGGCGATGACGGCGACCTCGTCGAGCCGGGCGGCGAGCGCCTCGTCGTCGAGCGCGTCGATCTCGGGCCCGGTGAGGACCCGTCCGCCGATCCCGAGCTCGTCGGCGATGGCCGCAGCGGTGTCGGGATGGTCGCCGGTGACCATCATCGCCCGGACGCCGGCACCGCGGATGCCGTCGAGCGCGTCGCGGGCCGTCGCGCGGACCGGGTCGGCGAGCGCGAGGAGGCCGACGAGCTCGAGGTCGGCCAGGGTCGTGTCGTCGTCCAGGGGCTCGTCCCCGTCGGGGACGGGGCCCGTGGCGATGGCTAGTACACGGAAGCCGCTGCGCGCGATGGCGTCGGCGCGTTCGTCCACCTCGCCGAGTGTGGCCCGGTCCAGCGGTTGCGTCGTCCCACCGGGCCGCCAGCGGGTGCAGCGGCGGAGGATCTCCTCCGGCGCGCCCTTGACGACGACCGTCCGCTGCGCCCCGTCTCGGGCGACGATCGCGTGCAACCCGCGGGAGGCCTCGAACGGCAGCTCGTCCTCGACCTCCCAGCCGCCGGCCTCGACCCCCGCGCGCTCGGCGGCCTCGACGATGGCGCGGTCGGTGGGGTTGCCGTCGTCGCCACTCGGAGGGGTGGCTCGCGCGGCGGTCGCGAGGACCTCGCCGGGCAGACCGTTGGCCGTGGGCTCCCACGTGTCCAGCCCGTCGGTCACGAGGCGCAGGCGCATCCGCCCTTCGGTCAGGGTGCCGGTCTTGTCGATGCACAGCACCTCCACGCGACCGAGCGCCTCGATCGCTCGCGGGTCGCGGACCACGGCCCCCCGTGTCGCGAGACGCCGCGCCGCGGCGAGCTGCGCCGCCGTGGAGACGAACGGCAGGCCCTCCGGGACGCTCGCGATCGCGAGGCTCACGCCCGTGCCGGCGACCTCACGGAGCGGCCAGCGTCGCAGCATGCCCACGCCGGCCACGACGCCCGCCGTGGCCAGGCTCGCGGGCAGGATGCGCTCGCTCAGGGCGGACAGGCGCGCCTCCACGCCGCTGGCCGGCGGGGCGCCCGCGTCGGCGATCGCACGTGACAGTTCCGTGTCGGCGCCCCCCGCGACGACGACCGCGCGGGCACTGCCCGCCGCGACGACGGCGTCCTCGTAGAGCATGCTGGTCCGGTCGGCCAACTCGGCGCCGGGCGTGGGCTCGGCGCCCTTGGCGACGGGGAGGGACTCCCCGGTGAGGCTCGACTCGTCGGCCTCCAGGTCGGCTGCCTCCAGGATCCGGCAGTCGGCCGGCACGACGTCGCCGACCTCGAGCACGATCACGTCACCGGGGACGAGGTCGTCCTCGGGGACCTCGTGCAGGGCGCCGTCCCGCAGGACGCGTGCCCGGGCCGTGGTGCGCTCGAGCAGGCGCGCGATCTCACGATCGGCGCGCAGGCGCTGGATCCCGCCCACGGCGCCGTTCACCCCGATCAGGCCGATGACGAGCCACGCGTCGAGCATCGAGCCGGCCGCCGCCGCGAGCGCCGCGCCCCCCGCGAGGATCGGGTTCAGGGGGTTCGCGAGCTCGGCGAGGAACGGCTCGGCGGAGCCGAGTTCCGGCTCGTCGGCGCGTCGGCTGCGCTTGCGCTGCCGCGCCTGCGGGGTCGAGAGCCCGAGCAGGCCGGCGTCGAGGCGCCGCAGCACGGCCTCGGCGGGCAGGGCGTGCCACGCGGTGCGCGCCGGAGGCCGTGGACGTGGTTGGTGGGCGAGCGAGATGGCTGCCCAGGTGCCGGCCAGCAGGGAGGCGCCGGCGGCGCCGTTGACGATGGTCAGGCAGCGCCTGCCGGCGCTCGCCCGCGGCCCCGTGAGCGCGACGAGTGCCCCGAGTGCGGAGCCTCCCAGCGCGAACCGGGCGCTGCGCCGGCTGACCGCGTGGGCCACGACCGAGGCGTCGACGATCAGCGCGGTCTCGGCGAGCTCCCGGCCGAAGACCAGGTCCGCCCCCCAGGGTGGGCGGCCGCTGCGGCGGACGAGGCCGACCGCCACGTCCGCGGCGGCCAGCCCGGTCTTCCCCCGGCGGGCGATCACCATCACGCCGGCGCCATCGGCCTGCAGATCGCGGACCGCGCGGCCCATGGCCTTGCCCCGCGGAACCACCGCGTCGGGGCCGAGTCGCCGATCGAGACCACCCTTGCGGCCGGCGATCACGAACGTGTGGCCCGCATCGCGGATCGCCCGCAGCACCAGCTCCGCCCCCGGATCGAGGCGCCGACGAACGCCGACCACGGCCCGGACCCGCCGGCCGCGGACGAGCGCCAGGGCGTAGAGGCCCGAGGCCCGCAACTCCCGCGCGCGCGTCGTGGTGCCGCGGGGGCGCTCGACGCCCCCCTCCAGGCTGTCGAACGGCGCGAGGATCCAGCCTCCGCGGCTCACCCGGTCGCCGGGATCGCGCGCGTCGAGGAGCCGATCGACGGTCGCCTCGGCATCGACGCCCTCGTCGGCCCAGGCGACCCGCGTGACCTCGTGCTCGTCGGCAACGAGCACGTCGCTGTCGACGACGACCGTGTCGACGCGGTCGAGCCGGCGGAGCGCCTCCCCGTCGAGTGGAACGACGCCCCGGTAGGCCAGGGTGCGCCCGAGCTGCGCGGCGAAGCCCTCCCGCCCGAGGCGCGCGGCCTTCGGTATCCCCGCGAGGAAGGCGTCGGTGGAACGGCGC
This genomic interval carries:
- a CDS encoding zinc-dependent alcohol dehydrogenase family protein; translation: MKAIVYHGAGDRRWEEVPDPKVQDSTDAIVRVDAVTICGTDLHILKGDVPAVTEGRILGHEAVGTVTEVGSSVSTVQPGDRVLVSCITSCGRCRYCREGMYSQCQGGGGWLLGHLIDGTQAEYVRVPFADTSTHPVPEGVSDEETLMLADILPTGYEIGVRYGEVSPGDTVVVVGAGPIGLAAILGATLYSPARIIAVDLADSRLEAAKRFGADVVLNPERDDVAARVRELTEGLGADVAMEAVGIPATFEQCAEIIRPGGRVANLGVHGTPATLHLETLWIKNVTIRTGLVNTFVTPELLKLLEMGRLDVSRFITHRFRMAEFEEAYDVFAAAEESGALKVVLTP
- a CDS encoding TetR/AcrR family transcriptional regulator is translated as MSAAPPASRREQLLQRAAELFRERGYHAVGVDEIAAAAGITGPGLYRHFATKQSLLAALFERAGGQLIQRARRDVAAAPDEATALVALVRAHLDMATRDRALLAVYLHEVRSLAPDDRARLATQRHDYYRVWGEVIGALRPELPDEDVAVVVRALLGLLNTAGEVADDADQAERILGPMARAAALGA
- a CDS encoding pyridoxal phosphate-dependent aminotransferase; protein product: MRTPYLTSRLQGFGTTVFAQMSALAERHRAVNLGQGFPDFDGPGEVLEAAITAIREGHNQYAPGPGVAPLREAVAAHQQRFWGLDYDPESEIIATAGATEAICAGLQALCEVGDEVVVFEPFYDSYRAGIAMAGAVPSPVPLDRRDLAIDPAALRAAVSPKTRLVLLNSPHNPTGKVFTREELAEIAAVCVEHDLIAVTDEVYEHLTFDVAHHPLATFPGMRERTVTVSSAGKTFSVTGWKIGWLCAPPDLANAVRTAKQFMTFVNGTPFQYAVAVGLALDDEYFANYRADYRSRRDRLVEGLATAGFDVRPPDGTYFVTADLGDTDDVAWCLDLPERAGVVAVPQSVFYAEPARGRGLVRFAFCKTDAVLDAGISRLERLRS
- a CDS encoding cation-translocating P-type ATPase; translated protein: MNDAPERPGRPFALALTPLVLANDLARASAGTVARAVADVGDRIDTALDGASDAVESRANGWRDEAERVVGSVAAQLQDRAEDVSELVSGVGEFVEEHVEALPEFVDGGRELVADVVEEGTDLVEDTLGTHRRVWEDEDGDQLEIEVHGVDEPGARGLRRRLREAVEQLEGVEWAEVNAITSRIAVGLSGGPVDLIVAAVETVEDAHGVRRKRRAEPRWEAAERAEHPSDDEPVHRAIAAMTGDVLAIGYSIVGRAARLPRIPVELAGILPVIDNHPALRDRLEQVLGRRTTQLVMPLGNALANGASQGPTGAIVDLGYQASLLGELRARQHVWAQRADELYAAADGGEIAPPDLEPRPLPLPHGPVESWSERISASSLAGFAVSFALTRDVRRSTDAFLAGIPKAARLGREGFAAQLGRTLAYRGVVPLDGEALRRLDRVDTVVVDSDVLVADEHEVTRVAWADEGVDAEATVDRLLDARDPGDRVSRGGWILAPFDSLEGGVERPRGTTTRARELRASGLYALALVRGRRVRAVVGVRRRLDPGAELVLRAIRDAGHTFVIAGRKGGLDRRLGPDAVVPRGKAMGRAVRDLQADGAGVMVIARRGKTGLAAADVAVGLVRRSGRPPWGADLVFGRELAETALIVDASVVAHAVSRRSARFALGGSALGALVALTGPRASAGRRCLTIVNGAAGASLLAGTWAAISLAHQPRPRPPARTAWHALPAEAVLRRLDAGLLGLSTPQARQRKRSRRADEPELGSAEPFLAELANPLNPILAGGAALAAAAGSMLDAWLVIGLIGVNGAVGGIQRLRADREIARLLERTTARARVLRDGALHEVPEDDLVPGDVIVLEVGDVVPADCRILEAADLEADESSLTGESLPVAKGAEPTPGAELADRTSMLYEDAVVAAGSARAVVVAGGADTELSRAIADAGAPPASGVEARLSALSERILPASLATAGVVAGVGMLRRWPLREVAGTGVSLAIASVPEGLPFVSTAAQLAAARRLATRGAVVRDPRAIEALGRVEVLCIDKTGTLTEGRMRLRLVTDGLDTWEPTANGLPGEVLATAARATPPSGDDGNPTDRAIVEAAERAGVEAGGWEVEDELPFEASRGLHAIVARDGAQRTVVVKGAPEEILRRCTRWRPGGTTQPLDRATLGEVDERADAIARSGFRVLAIATGPVPDGDEPLDDDTTLADLELVGLLALADPVRATARDALDGIRGAGVRAMMVTGDHPDTAAAIADELGIGGRVLTGPEIDALDDEALAARLDEVAVIARVTPAAKVRIVQRLQAGGRAVAMTGDGANDAPAIRLADVGVALGRRATPAARDAADLVVTDDRVETLIDAVTEGRALWGSVREALGVLLGGNLGEIGFTLSSSLFSRRAPISGRQFLLVNLLTDLAPAVAIAVRPPRDRSPEALRREGPSTSLGSALTRSIAVRATATGTAATGAWAAARVTGTAQRAGTVGLVSLVGTQLGQTLLAGGAREPLVVATSAGSLAALAAIVQTPVLSGFFGCRPLGPLGWSQAMTASAVGAVGGHVAGRVLRSD